The following proteins come from a genomic window of Alnus glutinosa chromosome 10, dhAlnGlut1.1, whole genome shotgun sequence:
- the LOC133878815 gene encoding nuclear pore complex protein NUP1-like isoform X1, with the protein MDTAREGKPYDAVSGEGLGAGGKFRKRPFRRAANTTPYNRPPTALRNPSIVNHNNNGNGWLSRLVDPAQRLIASSAHRLFSSVFRKRLPPPAPQKPPESPSTSEANREVRDKEQEARDKHQEAIVIDSSGLQPGAIDRGDNSRSCSDKGGVTELEQLLKQKTFTRSEIDRLTALLHSRTVDIHIGDEEKKSEGISPEASVYHDRREEFTKAPASENGIGSHLISTPLISSRVLDEDVASPAELAKAYMDSRPSKVSPLMLGIRSQGFVEDPIVISSRPFPPKSPIMPLVPRSTGHAGYPENGFMTPRSRGKYAIYSMARTPYSRLQPASTLKGVGPIVAYDGPSSSSQAAWEQNKLSDSKQGALKRRSSVLDNDLGSVGPIRRIRHKPNLLSSRGLSFPVSGSPLSIRGTGFGPGAAQHPSSSVQKPLLLVESKGNLTKMSTEIGDNSMPTTSFPPVSSKSSEMASKILQQLEKLVSPKEKSSELKLGSLRDSSPTKLSTSMLHGKALRSLETVESPKFLENGRDNNNLVTLFDTVLPDTLDTTSQKQNKVKENGLLKLVAPCDRSLPVVNMDYKAPNKDTSPSVKTADSALMNSVTHPLQTKRAFQMSAHEDYLDLDDDHPDGAAPTLLVEERDKVDVSVAERKPNFAEAATPENPPSLLGFQLPAISELNRKSDLVTSDRPVVAENSTGFSFPKATSANIAAVQPATAVRQSSSASDKSAPPRELNVAPPIFNFGDKIASPKEPNAASTAATFVSISSADKVPQFTFVSSSSAGESSGLQFGVCSDPKPESTSSFFTISATDSVPKVPELDGAGITSRTPETALSSATSLPTPTASIGANNSIFSNGYFASIPSSVSIPIPPVFNSVHGQNSSNSSTPAVTPTGSSSSSTTTTTTTTAFTAITGSSSLSVSTGAAPSFLATPIFKFGSTVSSTSTSPVAAASGIESEAVKTRPDTSFGNLSSNPFVGTSAANPSTGSSNFGFSAAVTSTANDQSEGSLFGAGSGSVLNAQASTAVSGVSTLSNSMPMQFSSTSSSPSFGLAGNTALSSGSSLFAASTSSAKLFNSGAAFGLSSSASSSEASTSSAIGGTTSSLFDSSWQSTKSNPIFGSAFNSTSSSAGLSSASTASVPATTSPSTGFFFTASTAAANATSPPSVFTFGAPAPSVAATSSSPGIFGSSIGASSGPAYSFTSSMAAPSSQPVFGNLSPGFAFNSAASGNNDQMNMEDSMAEDTVQASMPAVPAFNPHPVAPPQSSFVFGSTPTPTSTASPFNFGAPQQNLGTVQNPFQASNSLGGSFSVGAGGGDKSGRKIVKVSRKLRKK; encoded by the exons AAGCAAACCGGGAAGTGAGGGATAAAGAACAGGAAGCGAGGGATAAGCACCAAGAAGCGATTGTCATA GATTCGTCTGGACTGCAACCAGGGGCCATTGATCGGGGTGACAATTCACGTAGTTGTTCTGACAAAGGTGGTGTGACTGAGCTTGAGCAACTTTTAAAGCAGAAGACCTTTACAAG ATCTGAGATTGATCGCTTGACAGCCTTGTTGCATTCAAGAACTGTTGATATACATATTGGGGATGAAGAGAAAAAGTCTGAAGGAATTTCACCAGAAGCATCAGTGTATCATGACAGAAGGGAGGAATTTACAAAAGCTCCAGCTTCAGAAAATGGGATTGGAAGCCACCTCATTTCAACCCCTCTCATTAGTTCAAGA GTCCTTGATGAGGATGTTGCTTCACCTGCAGAGCTTGCAAAAGCTTACATGGACAGTAGGCCTTCAAAAGTATCCCCATTAATGCTTGGTATACGCAGTCAAGGATTTGTGGAAGATCCAATCGTGATTAGTAGTCGGCCTTTTCCGCCAAAATCACCCATTATGCCACTTGTGCCACGGTCCACTGGACATGCTGGGTATCCTGAAAATGGTTTTATGACACCGAGATCTCGAGGCAAATATGCAATCTATAGCATGGCTCGAACACCATATTCCAGACTTCAACCAGCCTCTACCCTCAAG GGTGTTGGGCCCATTGTTGCTTATGATGGGCCTTCATCGTCATCTCAGGCTGCATGGGAGCAGAATAAACTTTCTGACTCTAAACAGGGG GCTTTAAAACGTAGAAGTTCAGTCTTAGACAATGATTTGGGATCTGTTGGTCCTATACGTAGAATTCGTCATAAACCTAATCTTCTATCTTCAAGAGGGTTGAGTTTCCCAGTTTCTGGTAGTCCTCTTTCTATTCGTGGAACTGGATTTGGTCCTGGTGCTGCTCAACACCCTTCCTCTTCAGTGCAAAAGCCACTTTTACTGGTTGAATCTAAGGGAAACTTGACAAAGATGTCCACAGAAATTGGGGATAACAGCATGCCAACTACAAGTTTCCCCCCTGTTTCCTCCAAGTCCAGTGAGATGGCTTCGAAAATTTTGCAGCAACTTGAAAAGTTGGTTTCGCCAAAAGAGAAATCATCTGAGCTCAAGCTAGGTTCTTTGAGGGACAGCTCACCCACTAAGTTGTCGACATCTATGTTACATGGAAAGGCTCTTAGAAGCCTGGAGACTGTAGAATCACCAAAATTTCTGGAAAATGGACGAGATAATAATAACTTGGTTACATTATTTGACACTGTGTTACCTGATACTCTAGACACAACttctcaaaaacaaaacaaagtaaaagaaaatggcCTGTTGAAGCTTGTTGCTCCTTGTGACAGATCACTTCCTGTAGTAAACATGGATTATAAAGCTCCAAACAAGGACACCTCGCCCAGTGTCAAAACTGCAGATTCTGCATTGATGAACTCTGTCACCCATCCTTTACAAACGAAACGGGCTTTCCAGATGAGTGCACATGAG GATTATTTGGATCTGGATGATGACCATCCTGATGGAGCTGCACCTACTCTATTGGTTGAAGAGAGAGACAAGGTTGATGTTTCTGTGGCAGAGAGGAAACCCAATTTTGCCGAAGCAGCAACACCAGAGAATCCTCCATCTCTATTGGGATTTCAGCTGCCTGCAATTTCTGAATTGAACCGAAAATCAGATTTGGTTACTTCTGACAGACCTGtggttgctgaaaatagcactGGCTTTTCCTTTCCAAAGGCTACTTCTGCCAATATAGCTGCTGTCCAGCCTGCTACAGCAGTGAGACAGTCATCCTCAGCATCTGATAAATCTGCACCACCAAGGGAATTAAATGTTGCACCTCCCATTTTTAACTTTGGAGATAAAATTGCTTCACCAAAGGAACCAAATGCTGCTTCCACAGCTGCTACCTTTGTATCTATTTCGAGTGCTGATAAAGTTCCACAGTTTACATTTGTTTCCTCGTCTTCGGCTGGTGAATCTTCAGGCCTCCAATTTGGTGTTTGTTCTGACCCTAAACCGGAAAGCACAAGCAG CTTTTTCACTATTAGTGCGACTGATTCTGTACCAAAAGTACCTGAATTGGATGGAGCTGGAATCACTTCAAGGACACCAGAAACTGCACTTTCATCTGCTACATCATTACCTACACCTACTGCAAGTATTGGTGCCAATAATTCCATCTTCAGTAATGGGTATTTTGCTTCGATCCCTTCTTCAGTCTCTATCCCCATTCCACCTGTTTTTAATAGTGTTCACGGTCAAAATTCATCCAATAGCTCTACCCCTGCTGTTACTCCCACTGGCAGCAGTAGCAGcagcaccaccaccaccaccaccaccactgcCTTCACCGCCATTACTGGCAGTAGCAGCCTCTCTGTCTCCACTGGAGCAGCACCTTCATTTTTAGCAACacctatttttaaatttggatcTACAGTTTCATCAACTTCAACTTCACCGGTAGCTGCTGCTTCTGGAATAGAATCAGAAGCAGTCAAGACTAGGCCAGATACAAGCTTTGGCAATCTCAGCAGCAATCCTTTTGTTGGCACATCTGCTGCAAATCCAAGTACAGGAAGTAGCAATTTTGGATTTAGTGCTGCAGTCACTTCAACTGCTAATGATCAGTCTGAGGGTTCTCTTTTTGGTGCTGGCAGTGGATCTGTGCTTAATGCACAGGCATCCACTGCTGTCTCTGGGGTCTCAACTTTAAGCAACAGCATGCCCATGCAATTCAGTTCGACTTCATCGTCCCCATCTTTTGGATTGGCTGGGAATACAGCTCTCTCTTCTGGCAGTTCTCTGTTTGCTGCCTCAACTTCTTCTGCGAAACTTTTCAATTCAGGTGCTGCTTTTGGACTTAGCTCTTCTGCTTCCTCTTCTGAGGCCAGCACCAGTAGTGCTATAGGTGGTACTACTTCAAGCTTGTTTGATTCCAGTTGGCAGTCTACAAAGTCGAACCCAATATTTGGTTCGGCTTTTAATTCTACCTCTTCCTCAGCTGGGTTGTCCTCAGCATCTACAGCATCTGTTCCTGCTACTACATCACCATCAACTGGGTTTTTCTTCACAGCATCTACAGCTGCTGCTAATGCTACATCTCCGCCATCTGTGTTTACATTTGGAGCGCCTGCACCTTCTGTTGCCGCTACTAGCAGTTCACCTGGTATATTTGGATCATCTATTGGGGCGTCATCTGGTCCCGCTTACTCGTTCACTTCAAGTATGGCTGCTCCCTCGTCGCAGCCTGTCTTTGGTAACCTTAGTCCGGGCTTCGCATTTAATTCAGCTGCTTCAGGAAATAATGATCAAATGAATATGGAGGACAGCATGGCAGAGGATACTGTTCAAGCATCCATGCCTGCAGTTCCAGCATTTAATCCACATCCTGTCGCACCTCCTCAATCTAGCTTTGTGTTTGGTTCAACACCTACACCTACATCAACAGCAAGTCCCTTTAATTTTGGGGCCCCCCAACAGAATTTGGGCACAGTACAGAACCCATTTCAGGCTTCAAACAGTTTAGGAGGGAGCTTCTCAGTGGGTGCTGGTGGCGGGGACAAGTCTGGTCGAAAGATTGTCAAAGTTAGTCGCAAGCTACGGAAGAAGTAA
- the LOC133878815 gene encoding nuclear pore complex protein NUP1-like isoform X2 encodes MDTAREGKPYDAVSGEGLGAGGKFRKRPFRRAANTTPYNRPPTALRNPSIVNHNNNGNGWLSRLVDPAQRLIASSAHRLFSSVFRKRLPPPAPQKPPESPSTSANREVRDKEQEARDKHQEAIVIDSSGLQPGAIDRGDNSRSCSDKGGVTELEQLLKQKTFTRSEIDRLTALLHSRTVDIHIGDEEKKSEGISPEASVYHDRREEFTKAPASENGIGSHLISTPLISSRVLDEDVASPAELAKAYMDSRPSKVSPLMLGIRSQGFVEDPIVISSRPFPPKSPIMPLVPRSTGHAGYPENGFMTPRSRGKYAIYSMARTPYSRLQPASTLKGVGPIVAYDGPSSSSQAAWEQNKLSDSKQGALKRRSSVLDNDLGSVGPIRRIRHKPNLLSSRGLSFPVSGSPLSIRGTGFGPGAAQHPSSSVQKPLLLVESKGNLTKMSTEIGDNSMPTTSFPPVSSKSSEMASKILQQLEKLVSPKEKSSELKLGSLRDSSPTKLSTSMLHGKALRSLETVESPKFLENGRDNNNLVTLFDTVLPDTLDTTSQKQNKVKENGLLKLVAPCDRSLPVVNMDYKAPNKDTSPSVKTADSALMNSVTHPLQTKRAFQMSAHEDYLDLDDDHPDGAAPTLLVEERDKVDVSVAERKPNFAEAATPENPPSLLGFQLPAISELNRKSDLVTSDRPVVAENSTGFSFPKATSANIAAVQPATAVRQSSSASDKSAPPRELNVAPPIFNFGDKIASPKEPNAASTAATFVSISSADKVPQFTFVSSSSAGESSGLQFGVCSDPKPESTSSFFTISATDSVPKVPELDGAGITSRTPETALSSATSLPTPTASIGANNSIFSNGYFASIPSSVSIPIPPVFNSVHGQNSSNSSTPAVTPTGSSSSSTTTTTTTTAFTAITGSSSLSVSTGAAPSFLATPIFKFGSTVSSTSTSPVAAASGIESEAVKTRPDTSFGNLSSNPFVGTSAANPSTGSSNFGFSAAVTSTANDQSEGSLFGAGSGSVLNAQASTAVSGVSTLSNSMPMQFSSTSSSPSFGLAGNTALSSGSSLFAASTSSAKLFNSGAAFGLSSSASSSEASTSSAIGGTTSSLFDSSWQSTKSNPIFGSAFNSTSSSAGLSSASTASVPATTSPSTGFFFTASTAAANATSPPSVFTFGAPAPSVAATSSSPGIFGSSIGASSGPAYSFTSSMAAPSSQPVFGNLSPGFAFNSAASGNNDQMNMEDSMAEDTVQASMPAVPAFNPHPVAPPQSSFVFGSTPTPTSTASPFNFGAPQQNLGTVQNPFQASNSLGGSFSVGAGGGDKSGRKIVKVSRKLRKK; translated from the exons CAAACCGGGAAGTGAGGGATAAAGAACAGGAAGCGAGGGATAAGCACCAAGAAGCGATTGTCATA GATTCGTCTGGACTGCAACCAGGGGCCATTGATCGGGGTGACAATTCACGTAGTTGTTCTGACAAAGGTGGTGTGACTGAGCTTGAGCAACTTTTAAAGCAGAAGACCTTTACAAG ATCTGAGATTGATCGCTTGACAGCCTTGTTGCATTCAAGAACTGTTGATATACATATTGGGGATGAAGAGAAAAAGTCTGAAGGAATTTCACCAGAAGCATCAGTGTATCATGACAGAAGGGAGGAATTTACAAAAGCTCCAGCTTCAGAAAATGGGATTGGAAGCCACCTCATTTCAACCCCTCTCATTAGTTCAAGA GTCCTTGATGAGGATGTTGCTTCACCTGCAGAGCTTGCAAAAGCTTACATGGACAGTAGGCCTTCAAAAGTATCCCCATTAATGCTTGGTATACGCAGTCAAGGATTTGTGGAAGATCCAATCGTGATTAGTAGTCGGCCTTTTCCGCCAAAATCACCCATTATGCCACTTGTGCCACGGTCCACTGGACATGCTGGGTATCCTGAAAATGGTTTTATGACACCGAGATCTCGAGGCAAATATGCAATCTATAGCATGGCTCGAACACCATATTCCAGACTTCAACCAGCCTCTACCCTCAAG GGTGTTGGGCCCATTGTTGCTTATGATGGGCCTTCATCGTCATCTCAGGCTGCATGGGAGCAGAATAAACTTTCTGACTCTAAACAGGGG GCTTTAAAACGTAGAAGTTCAGTCTTAGACAATGATTTGGGATCTGTTGGTCCTATACGTAGAATTCGTCATAAACCTAATCTTCTATCTTCAAGAGGGTTGAGTTTCCCAGTTTCTGGTAGTCCTCTTTCTATTCGTGGAACTGGATTTGGTCCTGGTGCTGCTCAACACCCTTCCTCTTCAGTGCAAAAGCCACTTTTACTGGTTGAATCTAAGGGAAACTTGACAAAGATGTCCACAGAAATTGGGGATAACAGCATGCCAACTACAAGTTTCCCCCCTGTTTCCTCCAAGTCCAGTGAGATGGCTTCGAAAATTTTGCAGCAACTTGAAAAGTTGGTTTCGCCAAAAGAGAAATCATCTGAGCTCAAGCTAGGTTCTTTGAGGGACAGCTCACCCACTAAGTTGTCGACATCTATGTTACATGGAAAGGCTCTTAGAAGCCTGGAGACTGTAGAATCACCAAAATTTCTGGAAAATGGACGAGATAATAATAACTTGGTTACATTATTTGACACTGTGTTACCTGATACTCTAGACACAACttctcaaaaacaaaacaaagtaaaagaaaatggcCTGTTGAAGCTTGTTGCTCCTTGTGACAGATCACTTCCTGTAGTAAACATGGATTATAAAGCTCCAAACAAGGACACCTCGCCCAGTGTCAAAACTGCAGATTCTGCATTGATGAACTCTGTCACCCATCCTTTACAAACGAAACGGGCTTTCCAGATGAGTGCACATGAG GATTATTTGGATCTGGATGATGACCATCCTGATGGAGCTGCACCTACTCTATTGGTTGAAGAGAGAGACAAGGTTGATGTTTCTGTGGCAGAGAGGAAACCCAATTTTGCCGAAGCAGCAACACCAGAGAATCCTCCATCTCTATTGGGATTTCAGCTGCCTGCAATTTCTGAATTGAACCGAAAATCAGATTTGGTTACTTCTGACAGACCTGtggttgctgaaaatagcactGGCTTTTCCTTTCCAAAGGCTACTTCTGCCAATATAGCTGCTGTCCAGCCTGCTACAGCAGTGAGACAGTCATCCTCAGCATCTGATAAATCTGCACCACCAAGGGAATTAAATGTTGCACCTCCCATTTTTAACTTTGGAGATAAAATTGCTTCACCAAAGGAACCAAATGCTGCTTCCACAGCTGCTACCTTTGTATCTATTTCGAGTGCTGATAAAGTTCCACAGTTTACATTTGTTTCCTCGTCTTCGGCTGGTGAATCTTCAGGCCTCCAATTTGGTGTTTGTTCTGACCCTAAACCGGAAAGCACAAGCAG CTTTTTCACTATTAGTGCGACTGATTCTGTACCAAAAGTACCTGAATTGGATGGAGCTGGAATCACTTCAAGGACACCAGAAACTGCACTTTCATCTGCTACATCATTACCTACACCTACTGCAAGTATTGGTGCCAATAATTCCATCTTCAGTAATGGGTATTTTGCTTCGATCCCTTCTTCAGTCTCTATCCCCATTCCACCTGTTTTTAATAGTGTTCACGGTCAAAATTCATCCAATAGCTCTACCCCTGCTGTTACTCCCACTGGCAGCAGTAGCAGcagcaccaccaccaccaccaccaccactgcCTTCACCGCCATTACTGGCAGTAGCAGCCTCTCTGTCTCCACTGGAGCAGCACCTTCATTTTTAGCAACacctatttttaaatttggatcTACAGTTTCATCAACTTCAACTTCACCGGTAGCTGCTGCTTCTGGAATAGAATCAGAAGCAGTCAAGACTAGGCCAGATACAAGCTTTGGCAATCTCAGCAGCAATCCTTTTGTTGGCACATCTGCTGCAAATCCAAGTACAGGAAGTAGCAATTTTGGATTTAGTGCTGCAGTCACTTCAACTGCTAATGATCAGTCTGAGGGTTCTCTTTTTGGTGCTGGCAGTGGATCTGTGCTTAATGCACAGGCATCCACTGCTGTCTCTGGGGTCTCAACTTTAAGCAACAGCATGCCCATGCAATTCAGTTCGACTTCATCGTCCCCATCTTTTGGATTGGCTGGGAATACAGCTCTCTCTTCTGGCAGTTCTCTGTTTGCTGCCTCAACTTCTTCTGCGAAACTTTTCAATTCAGGTGCTGCTTTTGGACTTAGCTCTTCTGCTTCCTCTTCTGAGGCCAGCACCAGTAGTGCTATAGGTGGTACTACTTCAAGCTTGTTTGATTCCAGTTGGCAGTCTACAAAGTCGAACCCAATATTTGGTTCGGCTTTTAATTCTACCTCTTCCTCAGCTGGGTTGTCCTCAGCATCTACAGCATCTGTTCCTGCTACTACATCACCATCAACTGGGTTTTTCTTCACAGCATCTACAGCTGCTGCTAATGCTACATCTCCGCCATCTGTGTTTACATTTGGAGCGCCTGCACCTTCTGTTGCCGCTACTAGCAGTTCACCTGGTATATTTGGATCATCTATTGGGGCGTCATCTGGTCCCGCTTACTCGTTCACTTCAAGTATGGCTGCTCCCTCGTCGCAGCCTGTCTTTGGTAACCTTAGTCCGGGCTTCGCATTTAATTCAGCTGCTTCAGGAAATAATGATCAAATGAATATGGAGGACAGCATGGCAGAGGATACTGTTCAAGCATCCATGCCTGCAGTTCCAGCATTTAATCCACATCCTGTCGCACCTCCTCAATCTAGCTTTGTGTTTGGTTCAACACCTACACCTACATCAACAGCAAGTCCCTTTAATTTTGGGGCCCCCCAACAGAATTTGGGCACAGTACAGAACCCATTTCAGGCTTCAAACAGTTTAGGAGGGAGCTTCTCAGTGGGTGCTGGTGGCGGGGACAAGTCTGGTCGAAAGATTGTCAAAGTTAGTCGCAAGCTACGGAAGAAGTAA
- the LOC133878815 gene encoding nuclear pore complex protein NUP1-like isoform X3: MDSRPSKVSPLMLGIRSQGFVEDPIVISSRPFPPKSPIMPLVPRSTGHAGYPENGFMTPRSRGKYAIYSMARTPYSRLQPASTLKGVGPIVAYDGPSSSSQAAWEQNKLSDSKQGALKRRSSVLDNDLGSVGPIRRIRHKPNLLSSRGLSFPVSGSPLSIRGTGFGPGAAQHPSSSVQKPLLLVESKGNLTKMSTEIGDNSMPTTSFPPVSSKSSEMASKILQQLEKLVSPKEKSSELKLGSLRDSSPTKLSTSMLHGKALRSLETVESPKFLENGRDNNNLVTLFDTVLPDTLDTTSQKQNKVKENGLLKLVAPCDRSLPVVNMDYKAPNKDTSPSVKTADSALMNSVTHPLQTKRAFQMSAHEDYLDLDDDHPDGAAPTLLVEERDKVDVSVAERKPNFAEAATPENPPSLLGFQLPAISELNRKSDLVTSDRPVVAENSTGFSFPKATSANIAAVQPATAVRQSSSASDKSAPPRELNVAPPIFNFGDKIASPKEPNAASTAATFVSISSADKVPQFTFVSSSSAGESSGLQFGVCSDPKPESTSSFFTISATDSVPKVPELDGAGITSRTPETALSSATSLPTPTASIGANNSIFSNGYFASIPSSVSIPIPPVFNSVHGQNSSNSSTPAVTPTGSSSSSTTTTTTTTAFTAITGSSSLSVSTGAAPSFLATPIFKFGSTVSSTSTSPVAAASGIESEAVKTRPDTSFGNLSSNPFVGTSAANPSTGSSNFGFSAAVTSTANDQSEGSLFGAGSGSVLNAQASTAVSGVSTLSNSMPMQFSSTSSSPSFGLAGNTALSSGSSLFAASTSSAKLFNSGAAFGLSSSASSSEASTSSAIGGTTSSLFDSSWQSTKSNPIFGSAFNSTSSSAGLSSASTASVPATTSPSTGFFFTASTAAANATSPPSVFTFGAPAPSVAATSSSPGIFGSSIGASSGPAYSFTSSMAAPSSQPVFGNLSPGFAFNSAASGNNDQMNMEDSMAEDTVQASMPAVPAFNPHPVAPPQSSFVFGSTPTPTSTASPFNFGAPQQNLGTVQNPFQASNSLGGSFSVGAGGGDKSGRKIVKVSRKLRKK, translated from the exons ATGGACAGTAGGCCTTCAAAAGTATCCCCATTAATGCTTGGTATACGCAGTCAAGGATTTGTGGAAGATCCAATCGTGATTAGTAGTCGGCCTTTTCCGCCAAAATCACCCATTATGCCACTTGTGCCACGGTCCACTGGACATGCTGGGTATCCTGAAAATGGTTTTATGACACCGAGATCTCGAGGCAAATATGCAATCTATAGCATGGCTCGAACACCATATTCCAGACTTCAACCAGCCTCTACCCTCAAG GGTGTTGGGCCCATTGTTGCTTATGATGGGCCTTCATCGTCATCTCAGGCTGCATGGGAGCAGAATAAACTTTCTGACTCTAAACAGGGG GCTTTAAAACGTAGAAGTTCAGTCTTAGACAATGATTTGGGATCTGTTGGTCCTATACGTAGAATTCGTCATAAACCTAATCTTCTATCTTCAAGAGGGTTGAGTTTCCCAGTTTCTGGTAGTCCTCTTTCTATTCGTGGAACTGGATTTGGTCCTGGTGCTGCTCAACACCCTTCCTCTTCAGTGCAAAAGCCACTTTTACTGGTTGAATCTAAGGGAAACTTGACAAAGATGTCCACAGAAATTGGGGATAACAGCATGCCAACTACAAGTTTCCCCCCTGTTTCCTCCAAGTCCAGTGAGATGGCTTCGAAAATTTTGCAGCAACTTGAAAAGTTGGTTTCGCCAAAAGAGAAATCATCTGAGCTCAAGCTAGGTTCTTTGAGGGACAGCTCACCCACTAAGTTGTCGACATCTATGTTACATGGAAAGGCTCTTAGAAGCCTGGAGACTGTAGAATCACCAAAATTTCTGGAAAATGGACGAGATAATAATAACTTGGTTACATTATTTGACACTGTGTTACCTGATACTCTAGACACAACttctcaaaaacaaaacaaagtaaaagaaaatggcCTGTTGAAGCTTGTTGCTCCTTGTGACAGATCACTTCCTGTAGTAAACATGGATTATAAAGCTCCAAACAAGGACACCTCGCCCAGTGTCAAAACTGCAGATTCTGCATTGATGAACTCTGTCACCCATCCTTTACAAACGAAACGGGCTTTCCAGATGAGTGCACATGAG GATTATTTGGATCTGGATGATGACCATCCTGATGGAGCTGCACCTACTCTATTGGTTGAAGAGAGAGACAAGGTTGATGTTTCTGTGGCAGAGAGGAAACCCAATTTTGCCGAAGCAGCAACACCAGAGAATCCTCCATCTCTATTGGGATTTCAGCTGCCTGCAATTTCTGAATTGAACCGAAAATCAGATTTGGTTACTTCTGACAGACCTGtggttgctgaaaatagcactGGCTTTTCCTTTCCAAAGGCTACTTCTGCCAATATAGCTGCTGTCCAGCCTGCTACAGCAGTGAGACAGTCATCCTCAGCATCTGATAAATCTGCACCACCAAGGGAATTAAATGTTGCACCTCCCATTTTTAACTTTGGAGATAAAATTGCTTCACCAAAGGAACCAAATGCTGCTTCCACAGCTGCTACCTTTGTATCTATTTCGAGTGCTGATAAAGTTCCACAGTTTACATTTGTTTCCTCGTCTTCGGCTGGTGAATCTTCAGGCCTCCAATTTGGTGTTTGTTCTGACCCTAAACCGGAAAGCACAAGCAG CTTTTTCACTATTAGTGCGACTGATTCTGTACCAAAAGTACCTGAATTGGATGGAGCTGGAATCACTTCAAGGACACCAGAAACTGCACTTTCATCTGCTACATCATTACCTACACCTACTGCAAGTATTGGTGCCAATAATTCCATCTTCAGTAATGGGTATTTTGCTTCGATCCCTTCTTCAGTCTCTATCCCCATTCCACCTGTTTTTAATAGTGTTCACGGTCAAAATTCATCCAATAGCTCTACCCCTGCTGTTACTCCCACTGGCAGCAGTAGCAGcagcaccaccaccaccaccaccaccactgcCTTCACCGCCATTACTGGCAGTAGCAGCCTCTCTGTCTCCACTGGAGCAGCACCTTCATTTTTAGCAACacctatttttaaatttggatcTACAGTTTCATCAACTTCAACTTCACCGGTAGCTGCTGCTTCTGGAATAGAATCAGAAGCAGTCAAGACTAGGCCAGATACAAGCTTTGGCAATCTCAGCAGCAATCCTTTTGTTGGCACATCTGCTGCAAATCCAAGTACAGGAAGTAGCAATTTTGGATTTAGTGCTGCAGTCACTTCAACTGCTAATGATCAGTCTGAGGGTTCTCTTTTTGGTGCTGGCAGTGGATCTGTGCTTAATGCACAGGCATCCACTGCTGTCTCTGGGGTCTCAACTTTAAGCAACAGCATGCCCATGCAATTCAGTTCGACTTCATCGTCCCCATCTTTTGGATTGGCTGGGAATACAGCTCTCTCTTCTGGCAGTTCTCTGTTTGCTGCCTCAACTTCTTCTGCGAAACTTTTCAATTCAGGTGCTGCTTTTGGACTTAGCTCTTCTGCTTCCTCTTCTGAGGCCAGCACCAGTAGTGCTATAGGTGGTACTACTTCAAGCTTGTTTGATTCCAGTTGGCAGTCTACAAAGTCGAACCCAATATTTGGTTCGGCTTTTAATTCTACCTCTTCCTCAGCTGGGTTGTCCTCAGCATCTACAGCATCTGTTCCTGCTACTACATCACCATCAACTGGGTTTTTCTTCACAGCATCTACAGCTGCTGCTAATGCTACATCTCCGCCATCTGTGTTTACATTTGGAGCGCCTGCACCTTCTGTTGCCGCTACTAGCAGTTCACCTGGTATATTTGGATCATCTATTGGGGCGTCATCTGGTCCCGCTTACTCGTTCACTTCAAGTATGGCTGCTCCCTCGTCGCAGCCTGTCTTTGGTAACCTTAGTCCGGGCTTCGCATTTAATTCAGCTGCTTCAGGAAATAATGATCAAATGAATATGGAGGACAGCATGGCAGAGGATACTGTTCAAGCATCCATGCCTGCAGTTCCAGCATTTAATCCACATCCTGTCGCACCTCCTCAATCTAGCTTTGTGTTTGGTTCAACACCTACACCTACATCAACAGCAAGTCCCTTTAATTTTGGGGCCCCCCAACAGAATTTGGGCACAGTACAGAACCCATTTCAGGCTTCAAACAGTTTAGGAGGGAGCTTCTCAGTGGGTGCTGGTGGCGGGGACAAGTCTGGTCGAAAGATTGTCAAAGTTAGTCGCAAGCTACGGAAGAAGTAA